From the genome of Spinacia oleracea cultivar Varoflay chromosome 2, BTI_SOV_V1, whole genome shotgun sequence, one region includes:
- the LOC130467484 gene encoding uncharacterized protein — MVLAIQGFVETKWVGNKARKIAPWGYKLWHSGKFRDRNEVGILIDREYIDDVVDVSRKSDRIMSIKLVIGDEVVTIVRVVMDLKALIHGGFGYDDRNEAGNAILDFALAYDLGIMNTWFEKRHSDLVTYRSGGNMSQIDFFIVRTVVRQCYTN, encoded by the exons ATGGTGTTAGCTATCCAAGGTTTCGTG GAGACCAAGTGGGTTGGAAACAAGGCAAGAAAAATAGCTCCATGGGGTTATAAGCTTTGGCATTCGGGAAAATTTAGGGATAGGAATGAGGTAGGTATCCTTATTGACCGAGAATATATTGATGATGTAGTGGACGTGTCTCGAAAGAGTGATCGAATTATGAGTATTAAGCTTGTGATAGGGGATGAAGTTGTAACTATT GTTCGAGTCGTGATGGATTTGAAAGCATTAATTCATGGTGGTTTTGGGTATGATGATCGGAATGAAGCGGGAAATGctattttggattttgcattGGCATATGATTTGGGTATAATGAACACTTGGTTTGAGAAAAGACACTCTGACCTAGTAACCTATAGGAGTGGAGGTAATATGAGTCAGATCGACTTCTTTATAGTAAGGACTGTTGTGAGACAGTGCTACACCAATTGA
- the LOC110775735 gene encoding ATP-dependent 6-phosphofructokinase 6: MEPKIVTGEGGYALDDVPHFSDYLTNLPTYPNPLQTNPSYSVTKQYFVDFDDTVVQKAVQHKDGPRGIHFRRQGPRQKVYFKPDEVTACIVTCGGLCPGLNTVIRELVCGLDYMYGVKNILGIECGYKGFYARNTLPLTPKTVDSIHKRGGTILGTSRGGYVTSKIVDSIQDRGINQVYIIGGDGTQKGASVIYQEVRKRGLKVAVVGIPKTIDNDIPIIDKSFGFDTAVEEAQRAINAAHTEAESVENGIGLVKLMGRDSGFIAMFATLASRDVDCCLIPESPFYLEGEGGLYEFIGRRLRENGHMVIVIAEGAGEKVEERDPSGNKAFKDVGLWLSFMIKEHFAKTKLNITLKYIDPTYMIRAVPANASDNVYCTILAQSAIHGAMAGYTGCTVGPVNGRQCYIPFYRVIEKPNKVVITDRMWARLLSSTNQPSFMHPPKGAIIEGKQDEVVLSESAAEESNENEKCTPTSTSLSIHDNHVDDQYSMSNGSSELLLK, encoded by the exons ATGGAGCCCAAGATTGTTACTGGAGAAGGCGGTTATGCTCTTGATGATGTTCCTCACTTCTCCGATTATCTCACTAATCTCCCT ACGTATCCGAATCCCTTACAGACCAATCCTTCATATTCAGTGACCAA GCAATATTTTGTAGATTTTGATGACACGGTTGTTCAAAAG GCTGTTCAACATAAAGATGGTCCAAGGGGTATACATTTCCGACGACAAGGTCCCCGGCAAAAG GTGTATTTTAAGCCAGATGAAGTTACAGCATGTATTGTTACATGTGGAGGTCTATGTCCCGGGCTTAACACTGTGATCAGAGAGTTAGTTTGTGGCTTGGATTACATGTATGGTGTTAAAAATATCCTGGGAATTGAA TGTGGCTATAAAGGGTTCTATGCTCGGAATACACTCCCTTTAACACCAAAGACTGTTGACAGCATCCACAAACGAGGTGGAACTATCCTCGGTACATCTAGAGGTGGATATGTCACTTCCAAAATTGTGGACAGCATTCAGGACAGGGGAATTAATCAG GTGTACATAATTGGAGGAGATGGAACTCAAAAGGGTGCATCAGTAATATATCAG GAAGTAAGAAAGCGAGGTCTTAAGGTTGCAGTTGTGGGAATTCCAAAAACAATTGACAATGACATTCCG ATCATCGACAAATCTTTTGGGTTTGACACTGCTGTGGAGGAAGCACAACGTGCTATAAATGCTGCACACACTGAAGCTGAAAGTGTTGAAAATGGGATTGGTCTTGTCAAGTTGATGGGTCGTGACAGCG GATTCATTGCAATGTTTGCAACCCTGGCTAGCCGAGATGTTGACTGTTGCTTGATCCCGGAATCACCCTTCTATCTCGAAGGGGAAGGTGGGCTCTATGAGTTCATTGGGAGACGACTCAGAGAGAACGGCCACATGGTTATAGTCATAGCTGAAGGAGCAGGTGAGAAGGTAGAAGAAAGAGACCCTTCTGGAAATAAGGCTTTTAAAGATGTTGGTCTCTGGCTGTCTTTCATGATCAAG GAACACTTTGCTAAAACAAAATTGAACATTACTCTTAAGTACATAG ATCCTACATATATGATCCGAGCTGTTCCTGCTAACGCATCAGACAACGTTTACTGTACGATTCTTGCTCAAAGCGCGATTCATGGGGCTATGGCGGGTTACACAGGTTGTACTGTCGGGCCAGTCAACGGCAGACAATGCTACATTCCTTTCTAT CGAGTAATCGAGAAACCAAACAAAGTTGTGATAACAGATAGAATGTGGGCTAGGCTTTTGTCTTCAACCAACCAGCCTAGTTTTATGCATCCTCCCAAGGGTGCCATTATTGAAGGAAAGCAGGACGAGGTAGTGCTATCGGAATCTGCTGCTGAAGAATCAAATGAGAACGAAAAGTGTACACCGACATCAACCTCGTTATCAATCCATGATAATCATGTTGATGATCAGTATTCGATGAGCAATGGATCTTCTGAACTGCTGCTAAAGTAA